In a genomic window of Telopea speciosissima isolate NSW1024214 ecotype Mountain lineage chromosome 5, Tspe_v1, whole genome shotgun sequence:
- the LOC122662950 gene encoding BAHD acyltransferase DCR-like — protein sequence MRWKLWCISTNNRSRLNPSLSPDYFGSYVQAVITTTTVRKLLSHRIGWAAWLLHEAVNGHTDSKVREWLEVWMKSPSIYPLRNFFDPYGIIIGSSPRFNMYGYDFGWGKPEAIRSGIDNKCDGRVISYPGHQGGGSVDLEVSLLPESMSALESDQEFIDAVSPSQQHQM from the coding sequence ATGAGGTGGAAATTATGGTGTATCAGCACCAATAATAGATCAAGACTAAACCCATCATTATCACCGGACTACTTTGGAAGCTACGTTCAGGCTGTGATCACAACCACCACTGTTAGAAAACTACTCAGCCATAGAATTGGGTGGGCAGCATGGCTATTGCACGAAGCTGTGAATGGCCATACTGACAGTAAGGTCCGAGAGTGGCTGGAGGTATGGATGAAGAGTCCTTCCATTTATCCGTTAAGAAATTTTTTCGATCCTTATGGCATCATCATTGGGAGCTCACCCAGATTCAACATGTATGGGTACGACTTTGGGTGGGGAAAACCAGAAGCTATTCGAAGCGGGATTGACAACAAGTGCGATGGAAGAGTAATTTCATACCCAGGGCACCAAGGAGGAGGAAGTGTGGACTTGGAGGTGAGCCTTTTGCCAGAGTCTATGAGTGCTCTAGAGTCCGACCAAGAGTTTATAGATGCTGTGTCACCTTCCCAGCAACACCAAATGTAA